A window from Candidatus Rickettsiella viridis encodes these proteins:
- a CDS encoding YicC/YloC family endoribonuclease gives MTAFARKEQQTEWGHTTWELRSVNHRYLDISFSLPESLSYLEPLLRKRLNQQIRRGRVDVRLRYKPPANKAIPIEINEDLANAIIQTHKQLATLTQTSSPLNPIELLRWPQLLKLPDIAYETLQSDLLALFSETLTDLCVTRTQEGKAILEVIDQRLTKLQRLINTIKEQLPIILSLQREKTLARLSDIQMNLDPNRLEQEMLLFTQKMDVAEELDRLQIHVNEFKKLLKKPAQGKQLDFLLQELNREANTLASKSLNADLSLMAVNLKVLIEEIREQVQNVE, from the coding sequence ATGACGGCTTTTGCCAGAAAAGAACAACAAACGGAGTGGGGACATACTACTTGGGAGTTACGCAGTGTTAATCACCGCTATTTAGATATTAGTTTCTCTTTACCGGAGTCCTTGAGTTATCTAGAACCCTTGCTACGCAAACGGCTAAACCAACAGATACGACGAGGCAGAGTCGATGTAAGGCTGCGTTATAAACCACCTGCTAATAAAGCAATTCCTATTGAGATTAATGAAGATCTTGCCAACGCTATTATCCAAACCCATAAACAACTAGCTACTCTCACCCAAACTTCTAGCCCCTTAAACCCTATTGAATTATTACGTTGGCCACAGTTGCTAAAGCTTCCTGACATCGCTTACGAAACGCTACAATCGGACTTACTTGCTTTGTTTTCAGAAACCCTGACTGATTTATGTGTAACGCGAACCCAGGAAGGAAAAGCTATTCTTGAGGTCATCGATCAGCGTTTAACAAAGCTACAACGCCTAATCAACACGATCAAAGAACAATTGCCTATTATTCTTTCACTACAACGTGAAAAAACCTTGGCGCGCCTATCTGATATCCAAATGAATTTAGACCCTAACCGTTTAGAACAGGAAATGCTATTATTCACTCAAAAAATGGATGTGGCAGAAGAATTAGATCGCTTACAGATTCATGTTAATGAATTTAAAAAACTGCTTAAGAAACCAGCACAGGGCAAACAATTGGATTTTTTGCTCCAAGAACTCAATCGAGAAGCGAATACCTTAGCCTCTAAATCACTTAATGCAGACCTCAGTTTAATGGCAGTTAATTTAAAAGTTTTAATTGAAGAAATACGTGAACAAGTGCAAAACGTCGAGTAA
- the murC gene encoding UDP-N-acetylmuramate--L-alanine ligase → MSMKNPFVDHQMGRIQHLHFVGIGGAGMGGIAEILLNEGYTVSGSDLQENSMTQHLQQLGAQFNRGHKAKHIDKADVIIYSSAVPKDNVEIMKARQTHIPVVPRALMLAELMRFRYGIAVAGTHGKTTTTSLVASLLREAGLDPTFVIGGCLNSTNTHARLGSGRYLVAEADESDASFLYLKPMVAIITNIDADHMGTYDGNFQRLKQSFIEFLRHLPFYGLAIVCVDDPIIRSILPEVMRPVITYGFSKDADIRITSFKQKEIKNHFSVLRKNQKPLNITLNLPGQHNALNAVASIAVATELNIADDVIQTALAKFSGVDRRFQILGEFCVKKGRVLLIDDYGHHPSEIAATLKTIRAAWPDRRLVMTYQPHRYTRTRDLFNEFVTVLADVDHLLLLDVYSAGETAIPGADSLALSEHIRQRSDLNPTVVADKKHLSRNLHDILENNDVLLLQGAGDIGSIAQQLALSEFSMD, encoded by the coding sequence ATCTCCATGAAAAACCCTTTTGTAGACCACCAAATGGGCCGTATTCAGCATCTTCATTTCGTTGGCATCGGCGGTGCTGGCATGGGCGGTATTGCCGAAATCCTACTCAATGAGGGTTACACGGTTTCGGGCTCTGATCTACAAGAAAACAGCATGACCCAACATTTGCAACAGTTAGGTGCACAATTCAACCGTGGCCATAAAGCGAAACATATTGATAAAGCGGATGTGATCATCTATTCCAGTGCCGTGCCAAAAGATAATGTAGAAATTATGAAAGCGCGGCAAACGCATATCCCGGTGGTCCCTAGAGCCTTAATGCTTGCTGAATTAATGCGGTTTCGCTATGGGATTGCTGTCGCAGGCACGCATGGAAAAACAACCACCACCAGTTTGGTAGCTAGTCTATTAAGAGAAGCAGGACTTGATCCTACCTTTGTGATTGGTGGCTGCCTTAATAGCACTAATACGCATGCACGCTTAGGTTCAGGCCGCTATTTAGTTGCTGAAGCCGATGAAAGCGACGCTTCTTTTCTTTATTTAAAACCTATGGTGGCTATCATCACCAATATTGATGCCGATCACATGGGTACTTATGACGGAAATTTTCAGCGGCTCAAACAAAGCTTTATAGAATTTTTACGTCATTTACCCTTTTATGGCTTAGCGATTGTCTGTGTAGATGATCCGATTATACGTTCTATTCTTCCTGAAGTGATGCGTCCTGTTATTACATACGGTTTCAGTAAAGATGCCGATATACGAATTACTTCTTTTAAACAAAAAGAAATTAAAAATCACTTTAGCGTTTTACGCAAAAATCAAAAACCATTAAATATCACCTTAAATTTACCGGGACAACATAATGCCTTGAATGCTGTCGCAAGTATTGCGGTTGCGACTGAATTAAATATTGCTGACGACGTGATTCAAACTGCTTTAGCTAAATTTAGTGGTGTTGATCGACGTTTTCAAATCCTCGGTGAATTTTGTGTTAAAAAAGGGCGGGTTTTATTAATCGATGATTATGGTCATCATCCTAGTGAAATTGCGGCTACTTTAAAAACGATTCGCGCAGCTTGGCCCGATCGACGCTTGGTAATGACTTATCAACCACACCGTTACACGCGCACACGTGATTTATTTAATGAATTTGTCACAGTATTAGCGGATGTAGATCATTTGCTGTTATTAGATGTGTATTCGGCCGGAGAAACAGCTATTCCTGGTGCTGATAGCCTGGCCCTATCAGAACACATTCGCCAACGCTCCGATTTAAATCCTACGGTTGTTGCCGACAAAAAACATTTATCACGCAATTTGCACGACATCCTTGAAAATAACGATGTACTTTTACTACAAGGTGCAGGTGACATTGGCAGTATTGCACAACAACTTGCCCTATCCGAATTCAGTATGGATTAA
- the murB gene encoding UDP-N-acetylmuramate dehydrogenase: MQEPRGRLLENVSLSNYTSWRVGGPAQRLYIPKNSDDLINFLKQLPPKEPVLFLGLGSNTLIRDGGIKATVVITQGALSKLELLEPTVIRAEAGVASPAFARFSARKNLNGAEFLAGIPGTIGGALAMNAGCNGSETWEIVKAVETINRHGEKKLRRPSNYQIAYRSVNVFPDEFYLAAHFQLNPGNKEESLEKIRSLLAHRTATQPTNEPSCGSVFRNPENDYAARLIESSGLKGLKIGGASVSTKHANFIVNENQATAADIEALIEKISGAVFKKHHIQLIREVHIIGDKL, encoded by the coding sequence ATGCAGGAACCCCGTGGTCGTTTACTAGAAAATGTTTCGCTCTCAAATTACACATCGTGGCGCGTTGGAGGTCCTGCGCAACGTCTTTATATCCCTAAAAATAGCGATGATCTGATTAACTTCCTAAAACAATTACCACCCAAAGAACCTGTGTTATTTTTAGGTTTAGGAAGTAATACCTTAATACGTGATGGCGGTATTAAAGCAACTGTGGTTATTACTCAAGGCGCTCTGAGTAAACTAGAGTTGTTAGAACCTACTGTGATTCGCGCAGAAGCAGGCGTCGCGTCACCTGCATTTGCACGATTTTCTGCAAGAAAAAACTTAAATGGTGCCGAATTTTTAGCAGGTATTCCTGGCACTATCGGCGGTGCTTTAGCCATGAATGCGGGCTGCAATGGTTCAGAAACGTGGGAAATCGTCAAAGCAGTAGAAACTATTAATAGACATGGAGAAAAAAAACTTCGCCGTCCCAGCAACTACCAAATCGCTTACCGTAGTGTCAATGTTTTTCCCGATGAATTTTATCTAGCCGCCCATTTCCAGCTAAATCCAGGTAACAAGGAAGAATCTTTAGAAAAAATTCGATCGCTATTAGCACACCGTACTGCGACACAACCGACCAATGAACCCAGTTGCGGTTCTGTATTTCGCAATCCTGAAAATGATTACGCGGCGCGCCTTATTGAAAGTAGTGGATTAAAAGGCCTAAAAATAGGGGGGGCCTCTGTTTCTACTAAACATGCTAATTTTATTGTCAACGAAAACCAGGCAACTGCTGCCGATATTGAAGCGCTAATAGAAAAAATTAGTGGTGCCGTTTTTAAAAAACATCATATTCAACTTATTCGCGAAGTTCATATTATTGGCGATAAGTTATAA
- the gmk gene encoding guanylate kinase, whose amino-acid sequence MKIPGTLYIISAPSGGGKTSLVNALLESVSNLEVSISYTTRAPRPGEKEGVDYHFVDEAQFKRFKKKQAFLEDATVFGHYYATSVTWVTKKIEAGIDIILEIDWQGARQIREKMPESIGIFIIPPSWETLEKRLRLRAQDEESVIKKRMADAKAELEHFDEYDYLILNDNFSNALADLNAILRVRRLRSGIQKRELAPLLKDLLKQPFSN is encoded by the coding sequence ATGAAAATTCCTGGTACGCTTTATATTATCTCAGCACCTTCCGGTGGCGGCAAAACCAGTTTAGTGAATGCATTGCTGGAATCGGTATCGAACTTAGAAGTTTCCATTTCCTATACAACGCGCGCGCCTAGACCGGGTGAAAAAGAAGGGGTTGATTATCATTTTGTTGATGAAGCACAGTTTAAACGGTTTAAAAAAAAACAGGCCTTTCTAGAAGATGCCACAGTTTTTGGTCATTATTATGCGACCTCTGTCACCTGGGTTACTAAAAAAATAGAAGCGGGCATTGACATTATTTTAGAAATTGATTGGCAAGGCGCACGGCAAATTAGAGAGAAAATGCCTGAATCTATCGGTATATTTATCATTCCACCTTCCTGGGAAACCTTGGAAAAAAGATTACGGCTCAGAGCACAAGATGAAGAAAGTGTCATTAAAAAACGTATGGCTGACGCAAAAGCAGAACTAGAACATTTTGATGAATATGATTACTTAATTCTTAATGATAATTTTTCAAATGCACTGGCCGATTTGAATGCCATTCTCAGAGTGCGTCGTCTACGCAGTGGTATTCAAAAACGGGAACTTGCTCCATTACTAAAGGATTTATTAAAACAGCCCTTTTCAAACTAA
- the rph gene encoding ribonuclease PH, translated as MRSTSRPADALRAIQITRAYTQHAEGSVLIEFGHTKVICNASVIAGVPKFLKGSGQGWLTAEYGMLPRSTHSRMEREASRGKQSGRTLEIQRLIGRALRTSVDLKQLGENTILLDCDVIQADGGTRTAAITGACVALADALAAMNKKGETKQNPMRFLVAAVSVGLYKGTPILDLDYVEDSTADTDMNVVMTEQGEFIEFQATAEKKAFLKQEFDALLSLAESGIKQLFTKQKESLGIS; from the coding sequence ATGCGTTCTACTTCACGTCCTGCTGATGCGCTGCGCGCTATTCAGATCACACGTGCTTATACCCAGCATGCCGAAGGATCCGTATTAATTGAATTCGGTCATACCAAGGTGATCTGCAATGCCAGTGTTATTGCGGGTGTACCTAAGTTTTTAAAGGGTTCTGGCCAAGGTTGGCTTACTGCAGAATATGGGATGTTGCCACGCTCAACCCATTCACGTATGGAGCGAGAGGCGAGTCGTGGTAAGCAATCTGGTCGAACCTTAGAGATTCAGCGTTTGATTGGTCGAGCGCTGCGCACGAGTGTTGATCTAAAACAATTAGGTGAAAATACTATTTTATTGGATTGCGATGTGATTCAAGCTGATGGTGGCACACGTACGGCAGCCATCACAGGCGCTTGTGTTGCTTTAGCTGATGCACTGGCTGCGATGAATAAAAAAGGTGAGACTAAGCAAAACCCGATGCGTTTTCTGGTAGCCGCGGTTTCTGTAGGGCTTTACAAGGGTACGCCGATTTTAGATCTTGATTATGTCGAGGATTCTACGGCTGATACGGATATGAATGTCGTCATGACAGAGCAGGGTGAATTTATTGAATTTCAAGCAACTGCAGAGAAAAAGGCTTTTTTAAAGCAAGAGTTTGATGCTTTGTTGAGCTTAGCAGAATCCGGAATCAAGCAATTATTTACAAAGCAAAAGGAAAGTTTAGGTATTTCGTAA
- the ftsW gene encoding putative lipid II flippase FtsW: MAKAIQQEDSVILYDRTLLFSILTLLAFGLLMVASTSIVISERQYGQAFHYFFHQLFYLILGIGTGAVIFQIKTDYWKQISLALLVLSIALLVVVLLPGIGRQVNGSMRWLGFGPFGLQVSEFVKLTMIIYLAGYLLRQEKQVQTQIRGFLKPLLVLAIITFLLLREPDFGAATVILVTSLGMLFLAGVRIWQFAILFTGVVFILGILAISSPYRLARLTTFLNPWANQFDSGYQLTQSLIAFGRGGWFGVGLGESIQKLFYLPEAHTDFLFAVLTEELGLIGGLFMVLLFSVLVWRALRIGQRCFNAGQRFSAYLAYGIGLNIALQVMINIGVNMGVLPTKGLTLPLMSYGGSSLLITCMMLSLLLRIDYEYRLAEFGYRE, translated from the coding sequence ATGGCTAAAGCGATTCAACAGGAGGATTCCGTTATTCTCTATGATCGCACGTTACTTTTTTCAATTTTAACGTTATTAGCATTTGGCCTCTTAATGGTCGCCTCTACCTCGATTGTCATCTCGGAACGTCAATACGGCCAAGCTTTCCACTACTTTTTCCATCAATTATTTTATTTGATATTAGGCATAGGAACAGGGGCTGTTATTTTCCAAATAAAAACAGATTATTGGAAACAAATAAGTCTTGCACTTCTAGTGTTAAGTATCGCTTTACTCGTCGTCGTTTTATTGCCTGGCATTGGGAGGCAGGTTAATGGCAGTATGCGTTGGCTTGGATTTGGTCCTTTTGGCCTGCAAGTATCTGAATTCGTAAAATTAACGATGATCATTTACTTAGCCGGCTATCTACTCCGTCAAGAAAAACAAGTACAAACACAAATACGCGGATTTCTAAAACCACTACTAGTGCTCGCAATTATTACGTTTTTATTATTACGTGAACCCGATTTTGGTGCAGCCACTGTTATTTTAGTCACTAGCCTTGGCATGTTGTTTTTAGCCGGCGTACGAATTTGGCAGTTTGCGATCCTCTTTACCGGCGTGGTATTTATTTTAGGTATCCTTGCTATTAGCTCACCTTATCGTTTAGCCCGTTTAACGACCTTTCTTAACCCTTGGGCAAATCAATTTGACTCCGGTTATCAGTTAACACAATCTTTAATTGCATTTGGACGCGGCGGCTGGTTTGGCGTCGGCCTTGGTGAAAGCATACAGAAATTATTTTATCTTCCAGAAGCGCATACCGATTTTTTATTTGCTGTATTAACCGAAGAATTAGGCCTTATTGGCGGATTATTTATGGTCTTATTATTTTCGGTATTAGTATGGCGCGCCTTACGTATCGGCCAACGTTGTTTTAATGCAGGACAACGTTTTTCTGCTTATCTGGCTTATGGCATTGGTTTAAATATCGCCCTGCAAGTCATGATCAACATTGGCGTCAATATGGGTGTACTCCCCACTAAAGGATTAACACTCCCTTTAATGAGTTACGGTGGCAGTAGTTTACTGATTACCTGTATGATGCTTTCGCTATTATTACGCATCGATTATGAATATCGCCTAGCTGAATTTGGCTATCGTGAGTAA
- a CDS encoding phospholipase D family nuclease has translation MTIDDLLMLKPLLICFLLLAPFYTTISQASTASCPRIQVCFTPGQNCTMQITDVLDNAKKSIAVQAYSFTSVPIAKHLVEARKRGVVVKVILDKSQKSQKYSASRFLLNQHIPVWIDYKPAIAHNKIMIIDEKEVITGSFNFTKAAQNKNAENVLIIRDLTLAKRYMENWQRRQAASEVFG, from the coding sequence ATGACAATAGATGATTTATTGATGTTAAAACCTTTATTAATTTGTTTCTTATTACTTGCTCCATTTTATACCACCATAAGTCAAGCAAGTACGGCTAGCTGCCCTCGCATACAAGTTTGTTTCACTCCTGGACAAAATTGTACTATGCAAATTACCGATGTATTAGATAACGCAAAAAAATCTATTGCTGTACAAGCTTATAGTTTTACTTCAGTACCCATCGCGAAACATCTTGTTGAGGCAAGAAAACGCGGTGTTGTTGTTAAAGTCATCCTAGATAAAAGTCAAAAATCACAAAAATATAGTGCTTCACGCTTTTTACTCAATCAACACATTCCTGTGTGGATCGATTACAAACCGGCGATTGCGCATAACAAAATTATGATCATTGATGAAAAAGAAGTTATCACTGGCTCCTTTAATTTCACCAAGGCTGCACAAAACAAAAATGCTGAAAATGTATTAATTATTCGAGATCTAACACTTGCAAAACGCTACATGGAAAACTGGCAACGACGTCAAGCCGCTTCTGAAGTATTTGGTTGA
- the murD gene encoding UDP-N-acetylmuramoyl-L-alanine--D-glutamate ligase, with protein MARFNASHRRLIIGLGETGLSCARYFSRHRLWRKRFALLDSRLDPPLLATFKKEFPHVPLYLGPFDPQLLEQAKELIVSPGIDLNEPVIANTIAKTGIRPIGDIELFAQKARAPIIAITGTNAKGTVTTLFGDMIHASQRTAKVGGNIGKPALDLLKGAKPSFYVLEISSFQLQTTYSLQAKIATILNISPDHLDRHKTLENYTQTKQRIYQRCKTAVWNQDDPNTHPHNQFKPKQILSFGLKMVKPNSEKFGLQLSNKKIYLAKGNKRLIPVDKLFIKGKHNWANALAALTIGEAIQLPLASMLEALCQFKGLTHRCQWIKEEKGVTWYNDSKATNVGATMAALQGLGPATRGKIVLIAGGLGKGANFNLLKHSVKTHVKTAILIGQDAPLLKTALEHDTLTQDARDLAHAVSLAQQAASPGDAVLLSPACASMDMFKNYEERGNVFAQLVRGEP; from the coding sequence ATGGCTCGGTTTAATGCTTCTCACCGGCGATTAATTATTGGCTTAGGTGAAACTGGGCTTTCCTGTGCCCGTTATTTTAGTCGCCATCGTTTGTGGCGAAAACGTTTTGCATTATTAGATAGCCGTTTAGATCCACCACTTTTAGCAACGTTTAAGAAAGAATTTCCTCACGTGCCACTGTACTTAGGTCCTTTCGATCCGCAATTGTTAGAACAAGCAAAAGAATTAATTGTGAGCCCAGGCATCGATTTAAATGAACCTGTTATTGCTAATACAATCGCTAAAACCGGCATACGTCCTATCGGTGATATTGAATTGTTTGCTCAAAAAGCACGTGCCCCCATTATTGCAATCACCGGTACCAATGCAAAAGGAACCGTAACTACCTTATTTGGTGATATGATCCATGCTTCACAACGCACGGCGAAAGTAGGCGGAAATATCGGCAAACCGGCTCTAGATTTATTAAAAGGCGCTAAACCCAGTTTCTACGTATTAGAAATTTCTAGCTTTCAATTGCAAACCACTTATTCACTCCAGGCAAAAATCGCAACGATTCTGAATATTAGCCCGGATCATCTGGATCGACATAAAACTCTAGAAAACTATACTCAAACAAAACAACGTATTTACCAACGTTGTAAAACGGCGGTGTGGAATCAAGATGATCCTAATACACACCCACACAACCAGTTTAAACCAAAACAAATCCTCAGTTTTGGTTTAAAAATGGTAAAACCTAATTCAGAAAAGTTTGGCCTTCAACTATCAAACAAAAAAATTTACTTAGCGAAAGGCAACAAACGTCTCATACCTGTTGATAAACTTTTTATCAAAGGAAAACATAATTGGGCCAATGCCCTTGCCGCATTAACCATCGGAGAAGCCATTCAACTTCCACTAGCCTCAATGCTGGAAGCTTTATGCCAATTTAAAGGTCTAACGCACCGTTGCCAATGGATTAAAGAAGAGAAAGGCGTCACCTGGTATAACGATTCCAAAGCAACCAATGTTGGTGCAACCATGGCCGCCTTGCAAGGTTTAGGCCCTGCAACTCGAGGAAAAATTGTTTTAATTGCTGGCGGCCTGGGAAAAGGCGCTAACTTCAATCTTTTAAAACACAGCGTTAAAACACATGTCAAAACAGCTATATTAATTGGCCAAGACGCTCCTTTATTAAAAACAGCATTGGAGCATGACACATTAACGCAAGATGCCCGTGACTTAGCACACGCTGTTTCATTGGCACAACAAGCCGCCTCACCAGGAGATGCTGTATTGCTATCGCCCGCCTGTGCGAGCATGGATATGTTCAAAAATTATGAAGAACGTGGCAATGTTTTTGCGCAGCTAGTACGAGGAGAACCTTAA
- a CDS encoding APC family permease, with amino-acid sequence MLKRDISTTSILIAAAGGMIGSGWLFTPFLGAKMAGPNALVSWVIAAVFMLLIALPLCELGAMLPLSGGMSNYPTFTHGREVGFLFSWVTWLSYVVMTPIEIQAILQYSSHFFSALLVKEAYYFKLSPIGYVAALAIMFAIVLLNTYGIKFLTECNKYASIIKFILPSIAIVSLMHASPSFENIHLTLTTEESWMQIFSALSAGGIAFAFTGFQNGLMLAGEVKNPQKTIPIAMLGAILVGLILYFTLQLAFLMAIPKIYLQQGWHPLTFPGDSGPLVGLTLLLGLSLVATLLLFDAAFSPLGTTLVYTAATSRILYGMALNKYLPSLFLKVNRYQIPYMTLYANFLVGALSFLPFPGWQKMVAFLASASIFSYGVGPVCLLALRKLRSEQYRPFRLDNSFVICYGAFFVCNLMLYWCGFPVIWKLYLAIMVGSIIYFFYHRNTRFSNKLSLYWFFSYVTLLLLLSYLGSFGGMGLLRFPLDMLLIFPFSLFMLYLSQHCLVKDAAEQESFELMNKQLQDL; translated from the coding sequence TTGTTAAAACGCGATATTTCTACGACGAGTATACTCATTGCTGCTGCTGGCGGTATGATCGGCTCAGGATGGTTGTTTACGCCTTTTCTTGGAGCGAAAATGGCGGGGCCGAATGCATTGGTAAGCTGGGTTATCGCCGCCGTTTTTATGCTATTGATCGCGTTGCCGCTGTGCGAATTAGGCGCAATGCTGCCATTATCCGGTGGAATGTCTAATTATCCGACATTTACCCATGGTCGGGAGGTTGGGTTTTTATTTTCTTGGGTCACTTGGCTATCTTACGTGGTGATGACACCGATAGAAATTCAAGCCATTTTGCAATATAGCAGCCATTTCTTTTCCGCATTACTCGTTAAAGAAGCCTATTATTTCAAGCTTTCTCCTATAGGATATGTCGCTGCGTTAGCGATTATGTTTGCCATTGTATTACTTAATACGTATGGCATTAAATTTCTGACTGAATGTAATAAATATGCCAGCATCATAAAATTTATTCTTCCCTCAATTGCTATTGTGTCGTTGATGCATGCATCGCCTTCTTTTGAGAATATTCATTTAACATTGACCACAGAAGAAAGTTGGATGCAAATATTTTCTGCACTATCAGCGGGTGGTATTGCTTTTGCTTTTACTGGTTTTCAAAATGGCTTAATGTTGGCAGGGGAAGTGAAAAATCCGCAAAAAACGATTCCTATTGCTATGTTAGGTGCAATTTTAGTTGGGTTAATTTTATATTTTACCTTGCAGCTTGCTTTTTTAATGGCAATTCCAAAAATATATCTACAACAGGGTTGGCATCCGTTGACGTTTCCAGGCGATAGTGGTCCGTTAGTGGGTTTAACACTTTTATTAGGACTGAGCTTGGTCGCTACTTTATTACTGTTTGATGCCGCTTTTTCTCCTTTAGGTACAACCTTGGTTTATACCGCTGCTACTTCGCGTATTTTGTATGGTATGGCACTTAATAAATATTTACCGTCACTTTTTTTAAAAGTGAATAGGTATCAAATTCCATATATGACCTTATATGCTAACTTTTTGGTGGGTGCATTATCATTTTTGCCTTTTCCAGGATGGCAAAAAATGGTGGCATTTCTAGCTTCAGCGAGCATTTTTTCTTATGGTGTTGGGCCGGTCTGCTTATTAGCATTACGTAAACTGCGTTCTGAGCAATATCGTCCGTTTAGACTCGATAATAGTTTTGTTATTTGTTACGGTGCTTTTTTTGTTTGTAATTTAATGCTTTATTGGTGTGGATTCCCAGTGATTTGGAAACTCTATCTAGCCATTATGGTAGGGAGTATTATCTATTTTTTTTATCACCGCAATACCCGATTTTCGAATAAGCTAAGTTTATATTGGTTTTTTTCTTATGTAACGTTGTTGTTATTATTATCTTATTTAGGGTCTTTTGGTGGTATGGGTTTATTAAGGTTTCCTTTAGATATGCTGCTGATTTTTCCATTTAGTCTTTTCATGTTGTATTTATCGCAGCATTGTTTGGTGAAGGATGCGGCAGAACAAGAATCATTTGAGTTGATGAATAAGCAATTACAAGATTTATAA